The sequence CACGTTTTCGCTAAAGGGGACACTAACGACACCATGACCGAAGTCCCCAAATTCTCTGGCAGTGTCTCCGTTCACATCATGTCCCCCAGTAATGGCAGATTATTAAATATGTCCAGGAGTGTGATTTGATTTTTATGCTTTTGTAAGATTTCCTCACCAAGTCAATTCACAAATGTGAAGGAAAAAAGCACCTGTCACACTGTGAGCAGAATGCATGTCCGGAAGGCAGAGTCACCAAGCTCCCAGATCATGGTTTAACAAAAGGTGGGAGTGCTATCTATTTCTCAGATTGACAAAATAGCCCCAGATGGCTTTGTCTCTAAGCTGCAGCTGAGCGAGAAGCACACTGGCCCCCTGCCTCCCTTCTCCTCTGGTAACTGTGATTGTTATGGGAGGGGTAAGAGGAATAAAAGGCATGTATGTCACCATTAGCTTCCTCTAGCTTGAGGCTTCTGTTTACATTAGTTGCTGAGATCCCCTCTGTGTCCTCAGGGTGTGTGTTCCATTAGAAGAGAGTAGCTCTTTTTAATAGAACGTAACAATGGGGAAGGCAAACAGTGCCCCCAGAATAACAGCTGAGAGCATCTTACACACATCAACAGGCACAGGGAAGAACACTGTGAGCAGTTTTTACAAGGAGATGGGgcaaaggagagaagaagaaaagaacaatcCCAAAAGCGAGAGTGCTGTTTACCTTCCCACAGATCCACCGTCTGAAAGATGTCAGTGGTTCTGACACCATAGGTCTCTGCAGCTTTTAGGAACTGGGAGATTTGCTCCATCTGTTTAAAAGCCATCTTTGACTCAGAGATCTTCGGTATGGGCTCTTGTCCTGGTGGGTATAAACTATTTATCAGCTTGCACAGGACCTGAAGTGGGAGGGGAGAGACAGAATCAATGTTTCCCTTTGTATTTACAGGTCAAGAATGAGAAGTGAATCCTGCTCACATGGGGCACTGCCCATCCAGTTTGGGCAGGAGCAAGTCATGGGCCCCAGGAAGGCATGGGCTCAGGGCTGTGTAGCCAGGCACCTGTACTAAGCCCCAAAGACCCAGATGACCCCATTCCTAGCGCTGCTCCTTACTACAGAGATTCCTGTAGCCCAGGAGCGCCATTCCCTCCctgttcctcccttcctttttctggAGGAGGGAAAGAATGTTTACAGATAGGGAATGACGTGACGTGATGAGGACGTGATTCCAGACTTTCAAAGGAGGAATGACTTAGTGGCTCCTGAGGTTGGCAGAGCTCAAATGATAGAGTCTaatattatttcttctatcaaaagGCAAATAAGAAGCAGGCTGCAATTTACTCATCccatatattttaataatgtgtAAAAGAAGTGAATGTGGTACCTTTTtcccagatatatatatataacccaaGCTCTGGGCAACCCAGCAGAAGCACTGGATAGCAGTTATGTAACAGTAAATCACAGGCTGCGGGAAAGGATGGGCTTGTTTGGATCACAGAGCCTGCGGCCCTCAAACCCTCAAACACACACGAGCATCTGGTCAGAAAGACAGTTAACAAGTAAGGACTCCCTTTAGTTTCATGAGGACCCATCCACTCAATAAACAGACACTGAACACTTCCAGGGGGCATGGCTCCCACAAGAATGTGAAGGTGGCTagtccccctcctccctcctttgtTTTACTGTGTAACCAACGCGTTCCCCTAAGGAAAGAAATGGCCCCAGAAGAGCTGATGCACTAGGAAGGCTGGGGAAATCACAAGGACATACTTATCTCTATTCTCATTAGAAAAATCAAAAGGGCCTCGAATTTGCCAACTCAGAAGGGAGATGTGATGCTAGGGTGAGTGGAGAACCCCCAAGCTAGCTAGGGAATAGTGCATGGAGCCCAAATCTTCCAATCCtgaagaaataaaggcattcCCATCCCTCCTGGTGAGACACAGAGCTTGGCAACAGCAGCTCTTCCCGCAGCCTTACGTTAAAAGAAAGGGCCCTGGAGGGTTTCCCTGCCCACCGCCCCAGCAACCGAGATCGCTGCCGGCCTTACCGTCCCGTCCATTAACCATTTCTGAAAATGGGCCCTGCCGGGGGGCGGGTGCTCTATGTCCTCTGCGCACTGCAGGATGATCCAGTCCACCAGCTTGTTCTCCAGGTCCGCATCATACTTCTGCTCGATCTTCTCCTGCACCTCTCGGCTTAAGCCATAGCTCGGGCCCCTGTTAGCCATCTCTGGAAAGAAGAGAGGACACGCGCGGCATCCACACAATAGCAGCAGCAGGCTCTGGCTCCCTGCAGACGGGGCTGGGATATGGCTGGGCAGCCTGGCCCAGCAGCAGCAAAGCGGGCAGAAAGCCGGGCGTGGTTTAAATCAAGGAGCCAATGAAGCCAATGGGGTTTCACCTACAAACGGGAAAGAAAAGCACAGCCACGCGCCAGTAACTCTAGAATAAAGCTCCGGCCGGTCCAGGGGGGCTGGAACCCCCCTCTCGATCCCGCCTATCAATGAGACGAGATGATATAACATGGGCTCACAATTAAGTATGAACCCCCAGGCAGCAAGGGGGATGGGTGGCGGACGTTTCCTCCCCCTTCTCAGTAGCACTTTGCAAAGGCAGAAACCGTGAGATCGGGAAGAGCAGGTAATTAGCAGGCAGGGAGGAAGCCTCCTTTCATGTTgaactgctgctgctgcctcgTGCCTGGAAGAATGGCACATTGATTTGATTTTCTCGTGGCTGAGATGGCTCAAGGAGGGCCGTTGCTAAGAGCCCTCCAAAAAGCCAGCCCTCTCCCGTGTCAGTCAACCCGCCTGCCTCCCTCCCGCTGAGAGCCTCTTTCTCATCTGCACAATTCTTTCCCTCTTCTGGGGAGACAGCCGATTGTCTACGATTGTCTACGAGGCCGGCAGCTGCACAAGGGGATGAGGGCCTGTGGGAGGGTCCGTGCTACCGACTGTCCATCTGTCGGGAATAGCCAAGCCAGTTTCCCCCTGCCCTGAGGTCACAACTGTCTGGCAGGACGGGAGAGGAGGGACTGAGAGCTGCTATCATTTACTTGTTCAGCTGCCAGCCCAACTTCACCCAGAAACTTTCATCCTGAAACTGTTGTGCCTCCGTTTGACTAATTCAAGGGAGATATTTTTTTCATGCTACCCTTAATTGAAAGACACTAAGAGcaagttttctaaattattgttataattattactatGTGTTTTTAGAtagaagtctccctctgttgcccaggttgaagtggcacaatctcggctggctgcaacctccgcctcccgggttcaagcggttctcctgcctcagcctcccaagtagctgggattacaggtgcgtgccaccacgcctggctaatttttgtatttttagcagaggtggggtttttgccacgttggtcaggctggtcttgaactcctgacctcaggtgatctgaccgcctccacctcccaaagttctgggattacaggcatgagccattgtgcccggcaaGTTTCATGAATTAAACAAAACTCAATTACTAAGAACTCTTAGAGTGCAAGGTTTTGATAGAATGTAAAGACTTCATCTGAAGTAAAGACCGTGAAGGCACAACTGACATACTGTCAGTAGTAACTGAATATTTCTCATGAGCAAACAAGCACTCAGGAGAAACCATTAGATCTAAGTTGGCCCCAAATTTTTATAACAGCTAAAGGACTTGGCAGTTTGTCCCCCTAGACTGTAAGCCACTTGTGGGTAAAGACTGAGTCTCATTGGTGTTGTGTAATTCTCTGGGTGTTTTTCATGAGAAAAAatcccacattttttttctttggttcatttcttcattcaacagatatttactgagtgtttatGCCAAGTACTGGACTGAGGAGGAATAAAATACGATTCTTGCATTGAAAACAGATTGATAAATTGACTCAAGCATATTAAATAAAGCAATTCTGGGTACATGGGATGATGATCTTTGTCCCTGTGGGAAATTGATTAGAAGCTATGCAGGAAATGACTCCTCAAATAATACATGTATTGAGAAAAATCTCCTACCGGCTGGTGCCTGgactaatgaaaatttaattACTTAGGAGATATGTGGGTGGTTTGCCTGAAAAAGACTTAGTGATCAGTCGTTGAAGGCCTGGGAGAGAGTCCTCTGAAAACAGAAAACCAGGAGCTTCAGGAGAGCAGTAGGTTTAGGAAGAGACAAGGGAAGGGCTGACTAAGGCAGGTCTTGTTGCTGCACGGAATCATCAGTTGAAGAAACTCAAAAGACAGCAGCACTGTCTTGGGACACTTGGAGCTTAGGGGAAGAGTTTAGAGCAGGGAAATTGACAGAATTATGGAAGTCACCACTGGTATCTTGGGGAGCAGCCATAAAGCTAGTTCCAACCTTAGACTAAGGGAACAGAGTTCCAAACAGAAACCATGTAACTTTTTCCATGGCTGGAATGGCTCTAAGGAAGATATTGGTTTGATATGCAAAGCTTGAAACAATTCTAAAGATGTacatttgcctttttttaaacACTGTGTTTTACAAATCTTCTGTACCCAAAGAGTCCCTCATATTATAACAGAGTAGCTGGTGTGCTTTAAGTAAATGATTGGGCCCATGGTTCTAGAGAGGATACAATGGCAGAGAGGGGACACAGTAGGGCATAGAAGTGTCCAGAAATCCAGAGGAagtcttcagagaaaaaaatgcttgATCTCCTCAGGGGTGACAGTGGAAATCAGCTCAACCCCGCATTGACTAAGTTCCTACTAAtattatagttaatttttttcaacaactttttttttttttttttttaattttgagacggagtctcactcattctgtggccaggctgaagtgcagtggtgtgatcttggcttactgcaacctccgcctccctggttctcctgcctcagcctcccaggtagctaggattacaggcatgcgcctccacaaccagcttatttttgtgtttttagtagagatgcgggtttcaccgtgttagccaggatggtctcgatctcctgaccttgtgatccgcccacctcagcctctcaaagagctgggattacaggcgtgagccaccgtgccgggcctcaACAACTTTTTAAGGGCCTATGTGTATAGctgagacacaaaaataaatgatacatgACAATTTGGTTTAGTAACAAAGTTAAACTTGTAAACAATAAATGCCAGATGTCATGCTAAAATTATGCATGAAGTACTCAGGTTGGTACAATAATACCTGGAGGAGGGTGTTAAAGAATCAGGGGAAAGGTTTATAAATGAGATGATTTTAAGTCTTGAAAGACGAGTAGGTGTTTGCCAGGTGGATGGAGTGAGGCAAGAGGGGTAGGGAATGCTGCTGTCAAAAGAAGTGTATTTAAGGTGAAAATCTTCCAGTATTAATAAAACAGGattaaagagaagagaaacatagaaagaaaaatgaggctaGAATGTCAGGCAGGCTCCAGATCATAAAATGGTGTGTTTGCAAGTGCCCAtggttaaattttcaggaatttcgAGACAGATGCTAAACTCAGTCATTTTTAGCAATTAGGTTATGTTAACTTActcttaaataaattatattgcaaAGAAAAGTTACTCAAAATGAACCACTTCCTGATTTATTTTGCTACATTTTACTGTTACCTATGTTGAGGACATTTGCATTTATTGTATCTATATGGTGTAAATACTATGTGATGGTGCGCTACTGGGCATTTTCTCCCAGCTTTGCATTCAGAGATGTCATGATGTAGTTTTAAACCAGCCAGGGCAGGAATATTTATGCTGTGAATGttagcaaatgctacaaatcagggcttcCACCCCACCACCAAAAGCCAGTTGTTAAACTGGCTTTCAGCAACTGGTTTTTGgttgttaaaccagccttgcatggACTCACACATCATGCAAGAGTTTGAGCTTTTTCATAGAGAGAATGATCAATCTGGTTTGGGTAAAGGAAAAGGAGACAGTCAGAATGACTCACAAGTTTGACTTGTATAACAGAAGCAATGGTGGCGCCATTTATTTTAAGAGGACTCATAGGTGGGGAGATATATAAAGCAGAAAAGACAATAAGGTTTGGATTTACTGCATTTGGGAAGCCCATGGTCCATCCCAGTGTATTAGGCAGTTGGGTTTATGGGTCTGGAGCTCAAGAGTCTAGATTGTAGGTGTGTAGTTGAGTCACCTGCAAGCAGGTAGTAGTTTAAACCACGAACGTGGGTGATGTTGCTTAAGGTGAATAAGTAGCAAGAGAAGACTGCCAAGGCCAGAACTCAAGGAGTGTTAACATTATAAGGTGGGCAAGGAGGAGGAGCCAGTAAAGGAGTTGATATAGCATAGTCAGAGATGTCTGACGACAAACAATGTCAAAATACAGCTTCTGACCTCAGTTGTCCTTTGCGCGAAGGAAGCTAGGATATAAACTGAGAATTTCAAAGCAGCAAGTGGTACCAAAAAGGCATCGATAGAGTACTGTTCACAAGAGCGCCCAGAGGACCCAGCAACAAACTTCCtgaaaaagagagatggggaTGAGTAAGGAAAGGCTTCAGAGAAACTGACTCCTGAGCTTCTTTAGTAGAAGTTTATCTACCTGCAAAGCCCTGAAAGCCTAGGAAAAGGGGAAGACAAAATGGGAAAGTGTATTTTCCCCAAAAGATacattaggttaaaaaaaattgcttgCAATTTTCTAGGTATATTCTTGAAATATACCAAAGCATCACATATACTCCACAATTCTTTCTAAACTAAGAAGTTACTTGAGATCTGTATTCAGAGGATCTTAAAAAGGTATATTGAAATTCCACCCACCTCAACCCCAGAATGTAAGAATTCTTTAGATTTAACTGTTCCAAATTTAATGAGTATTTGACATATTTGCTTTGGGGACTATCCTTGGAATAGTTACATGGCAAGTAATTCTTTCAGCTTTCTATCTCCATACTTTATAATAAACTCAGTGTTGCCCAGagcttttttcttctcctcctccagaGACGCCTCTATAGTGGCTGTTTGGAGAATGGTGTACTGTTTAGATTTGCATCTGGAAATGCCTCTAATCTCAACAGATGTAGATGAGATTGAGATTCAGTGAAGTTAATTGCTcagtcacagagctagtaaatggTGAGCCAGAATTAAAAACCAAGTTCGTCTCTGACCTTAACCATTATGCTATACTGTCTCTACATATGTATTATGAATCTCTAATCATATTATTTTGTACAGAAAACCATCATTGGCAAGGGCCCTTGCCTTTGTGTTCCTAACAAGCCTCACACCTAGCAACGTCTAGGCAAAGTAAGTCCTTGAATAGCCAGTGCCATCTTCTATCAACCCACTCCAACACCAGAGACAGTTGCGCTCATGTATGATCTCTTTGTGGTTTGTAATTTTTGTCCAGTATAAAAGATAACCCATGGATTGTAGTTTAATTGCCCCATAGGACATAAACCAGTTTTGCATCTGTGGAGAGGCCCTCAACTCATCCCCAAATGTGAAGATTTGCTAGGAAGACTCATAAGACTCCACATACAGTTCTGCTCACGGCCATGATTTATTACAGTTaaaggatacaaagcaaaatcagcaaaggaaaaaagacacatGGGGTGAAGTCAGGGGAAACTAAGTGCAAGCTTCCAAGAATCCTCTGCCAGTGGAATCACAGATGAGCTTAATTCTCCCAGCAACCAGTTGTAACAGCACTTGTGCAACACCGTCAACCAGAAAAGCTTGTTAGAGACTGAGTGCCTGCGGTTTTTAATGGGAGCTGGTCACAAAGGGTAGTCTCTGCCTGGCACATAccaaaattccagactcccagaaggAAAGCTATATTGTTTTCAGGAGAAACTATATTGTTTTACAGTTTAGATATAGTAAGCTACTTTGATCAGTTGTGGGAATGGTGGAAGCCCCCTGAACTCCAAGTTCCCAGATGCCAATCAAGGGCCAACCTTGTAAAGCAGGTCTTAAGCATAAGTAGTCAGGTCAGCTTCATTAACACTTTTTTCTGCTCAGCAATTTTCTCtcaacattttttcttcaatgccctTAGTTTCTTGAACTGCACTTTGAACCAGCTTTACTATCTGCTGGTTTCCTCATTAATGAGTTGAGTAAGTCTTCGACACATGctcattttatatacatgtatatatatgagtCATGTTGTCAACTTAAAAGGTTTGACAGATAATAACCTAATCAAGCTAAATAAAATCCagtcaaaattaataaataaaaaacattaactCAATAATATCAAGGCTTAATCTCCATCTCACTTTAGTtacttaggaaagaaaaaaaaagcaaccttTACACTAGCATTTCACACTTTCTTAGTGACTTCAGAAAGTCTTCTGATTTAGGTGGCAACCACGTGCCTAGTTGTACTTAGggcaatattaataaaataatgaatgtttcTATAAGTAATAACATATAAAGATCAACTTCCTCTTTAATTTTACCAATCAGAATATTAAAATGCTACATCATTGTTTTAGATGAAATTCcccatttaaatatattacacaTAAGCCAAAATTTAGAAACAGCTCCTCGTATCACTGTACAATTTTGGgcctttaaaaaaagtaaaagcttaATTTTAAGTTTGAATATAATGTGCAGtttatgtaacatatataatatataattatactttatacattatataaagtATTATCCTTATTGTGAACTTTATTATGCTTCTGAAATTTCTCCATCATTTCAAATTTACTTCAATAAAAATTTCCCTGTATTTTGTGAATTGCATTTTCAAAGCAGAAGTAATGTTACAAATTTCTGtctataataaacaaaatatttacgCTTTATTAATAATCCTATTTAGAAAAGGATGCAATTAAGAGCTGGAATAGCTAACATAAGCATAAGAAAGGTAAACTTTTcttgaattaaaaaaaggaaatactttaatgaaaaaaaatcaaggacaGAAGGAACGAGAAAATTTTCTAAACAGCAGCTGGTCCTTCTTCACAATATGCATTACTTGTGCAAATACATCATTAAATAATACTCATCTGATATTTACAAAATAGAGgtaaaagaaaaacctaaagTATCAggatctttcatttcttatcctCTTCCAATCTTCTGGATACATTAGTTTACATACCAACTAAACACGTGATACTAGTTAACTATAGTTGAGAGCTTATCAATTAAGTCATCAATAGTGTAAACAAGAAGTTGAATGTCTGCTTTTTCCTTCATTTGGTGATCACTATGTTTTCGGAGGATGACATCCACATCTGTGCTGAGT is a genomic window of Macaca mulatta isolate MMU2019108-1 chromosome 2, T2T-MMU8v2.0, whole genome shotgun sequence containing:
- the TAGLN3 gene encoding transgelin-3; the protein is MANRGPSYGLSREVQEKIEQKYDADLENKLVDWIILQCAEDIEHPPPGRAHFQKWLMDGTVLCKLINSLYPPGQEPIPKISESKMAFKQMEQISQFLKAAETYGVRTTDIFQTVDLWEGKDMAAVQRTLMALGSVAVTKDDGCYRGEPSWFHRKAQQNRRGFSEEQLRQGQNVIGLQMGSNKGASQAGMTGYGMPRQIM